In Corvus cornix cornix isolate S_Up_H32 chromosome 9, ASM73873v5, whole genome shotgun sequence, the genomic stretch TGAACTCGGCCGTGCCCAGCGGCTCGGCGGCGATAGGGGAGCGGGCTCCTGACGAAAGCGGAACTCGGCCGGGCCCATACAAATCAGAAAAGAGCCCGGCCGCCGCGGCAGAGGGGAGCGGAGCCCGCGGGGGCAGGgacgccgccgccgccgtgcTGCACGGATCAGCGGCGCCGCGAGAGGCGCCTCCCGATCTCCGTCCGGGTCCCGGCTTCGACTCCGGCTTCAGCCCCGTCTCGGCGAGCGCGGAGCGGGACGGCCGCCAGCAGCGGGCTCCGTGCAGCGGGCAGCGCTCCGCACCGCGCGGCGCTGCGccgggcggcgggcgcggggcaCCATGATGAGCAACTATCCGGACGGCGAGGAGGACACGGTGGCGCTGCTGGCTCATGACACCAGCGGCAGCAAGGAGCCGGATCGGGGCAAGGAGGAGCTGAGCGCAGACAAGGGCCCCGAGAAGCCGGACCCCTCGCAGAAGCCCCCCTATTCCTACGTGGCCCTGATTGCCATGGCCATTCGGGAGAGTGCGGAGAAGAGGCTGACGCTGTCCGGGATCTACCAGTACATCATCAGCAAGTTCCCTTTCTACGAGAAGAACAAGAAAGGCTGGCAGAACAGCATCCGCCACAACCTCAGCCTCAACGAGTGCTTCATCAAGGTGCCCCGGGAGGGCGGCGGCGAGCGCAAGGGCAACTACTGGACCCTGGACCCCGCCTGCGAGGACATGTTCGAGAAGGGCAACTACCGCAGGAGACGAAGGATGAAACGGCCTTTCCGGCCGCCTCCGACCCACTTCCAGCCTGGCAAGACCCTCTTCAGCCCCGACAGCTACGGCTACCTGTCCCCGCCCAAGTACTTGCAGTCCACCTTCATGAACAACTCGTGGCCGCTGGCGCAGCCCCCCGCGCCCATGCCCTACACGTCCTGCCAGATGTCTGGTGGGAACGTCAGCCCCGTCAATGTGAAAGGACTCTCGGGCCCGGCATCCTACAGCCCCTACTCGCGGGTGCAGAGCATGGCGCTGCCCAGCATGGTGAACTCCTACAACGGCATgggccaccaccaccaccacccgCACGCCCAccatccccagcagctcagcccggccagccccgcgccgcccgcggCCCCCGGCGGCAAACGGAGCCGGCCTCCAGTTTGCCTGCGCCCGTCAGCCGCCGAGCTGTCCATGATGCACTGTTCTTACTGGGAGCACgacagcaaacacagcaccCTGCACTCCCGCATAGACATCTAGGGAGGCTCCGGCCAGCCGCCGTCACAGAAATGCaccggccccgctgcccctctcctgccccgCCGCGTTCCCCTGCGCTCCGTGTCTCTCCTCCTCGTCTCTAGCCACGGACTTCCCTCTCTCTGTGCCCAAACTCTCGCGGTGGGGAAATAGCAGCCTTGCCCCGCGTGTAGTGTCAGTGTAGGAGCCGTCCCTCCGTGAGAAGAAGGCAGTGTAAGTGTGGGGGCTTCCCCGCGGGGCTGCGCCGGGCAGCGGCGGCTGGGCCGCCTGTCTCCGGGCGAGCGGGGATTCACCGGGAGTTTCTCCgctcgtgtgtgtgtgtgtttgtgagtTGTTGggtttggtgggggttttttgttttgggtttgtttggtttcgtttttgttttttgtttttgttgctttttgggGGGGAAGCATCTAATTAAAAATTGGCTGTTCAGCCCTCAAAATTATGCTTCTTTGTAATTCGGCCGTAATCTTTTCGGGCTCAGCCATGGGGAGAGTAAAGTGGAGTCTGTAAATAGCGGAGGCGTTTTCACGCGTGCGGTGCGAGGCTGGCGGGGCCTAGACACTACTGTGTGCCCGCGGTGTTCGtcctccttcttctcttcaTCCCCTCTGTCTTCTTCCTCGCTCTGCAAAGCACTGCGCTTCTTCCGAGCTGTGGCTTTTCGTTAAAATAGTACTTAACGTGGGGACTGCTGTAACAGCAGATGTGCGATATTGCTGGTTAATagaaaccaacaaacaaaacccgCCAGGGTCACTCGTGAAACATTTCGGCAgtggtaaatatatttttaaaggagacAATGTCCTCTGAGGtcttaaaagtaattttatacATGtctaaaaaagtattttgatgttattaaaaaaaaaaaagaggtgctTTCCTGTAAATTGGAATATTTTTCCGTGTgcatattattattaataatgaaaGTTTAAACTATCTTCAGGTTTTTTGCCCCCAAACCTGGCCCAAAATGGATTTTCCGGTAGGTTCTGCTTTTGAATGCTTAccctttttcttaaaagatttTGATCCTTCAATTTTACATAGATTcatgtggggggaaaaaaatagcgATTTTAAAACAGGGGCCAGTTCATAGCGATTTTGTAAATGTTTGTGTAAACTGATAGATGCTGTGGCATAGTACCATTTTGGGACCAACTTTTCTAGAATGAACTAGCACTTTCATTGTACTTTCTAGCATTGTAAAGTCTCCAATAAAAtgcctttccttctttccataTCGTTTTATTTCACTCCGCTCCTCCGCGCTCGGGATCGGGAAGAGGCAGCGGAGAACGGGGCGGGCGCTGTGTGCCGGGGCCGCTCCGGGCTGCGGGCAGCGCTCCCGGCCCGCAGCTGCAGCGCTCCCCGGCGCATCGCACGGCCGCTCGGCTGCGGGAACCCgcgggcagtgctgggcactcCA encodes the following:
- the FOXL2 gene encoding forkhead box protein L2, translating into MMSNYPDGEEDTVALLAHDTSGSKEPDRGKEELSADKGPEKPDPSQKPPYSYVALIAMAIRESAEKRLTLSGIYQYIISKFPFYEKNKKGWQNSIRHNLSLNECFIKVPREGGGERKGNYWTLDPACEDMFEKGNYRRRRRMKRPFRPPPTHFQPGKTLFSPDSYGYLSPPKYLQSTFMNNSWPLAQPPAPMPYTSCQMSGGNVSPVNVKGLSGPASYSPYSRVQSMALPSMVNSYNGMGHHHHHPHAHHPQQLSPASPAPPAAPGGKRSRPPVCLRPSAAELSMMHCSYWEHDSKHSTLHSRIDI